The DNA segment GAGCGCTAAAAACCAAATGCAGACTTAGAAACCCTCGCAACAAATATGGTATTATATGGTGCCCACTATCGGCCCACTATACTGatgataaataattaactatCATATGGGCCTTAAGATGAGGCCCAAATATCGAAACCCGTTTGAATAATTACTTTTTGggataattatttgattaatcaaTCTTTTATGTCACTATCCTGTTTTCATCCTCCGTTTTCCAATTGACCTGATTTGGTCCTCTATTTTGCGTCTGGTTTTCGCACTTGATTCTTCCGTCAAATTAGGTGTTCACATGGACGGATTTCCAATCTCATTGATATTTAAGTTGAAAATGTTGTATAATTTTTACTATAATTCGATCATAGaagaaaataattgaaatattttttattgtttcaatgaatttatgttatatgaattttaaattcatttcaTATTAATTCCATACAATagtaattatgatatatttgaaatatactcATGTTTTTCAAATACATCATTCAAATTCATCCATAAATCAAATCATCTCTTACAatcacaatttaaaatattcgaaAGCAAAAgacttttgtttttttaggtggcactttaaaatttatgtccaaaataataacaaataaaagaTAATATGAAATAGCAACTCAATTGCTAAGAGATAGCATTACATGTTATGTTTTTGAATCAAAACTACTTCCTCAATCATTCTTAAAGCATGAAAATAGCTCTGACTCAATTGAACTGAAAAAATAGTACTACGCAGTGTTCTAAAATACGCCCtaggcgcctaggcgctaggcgGTGACCTACCGCACCGATAAGGTGCTAGGCGGTCAGCCTAGGCGCGTCTAGGCGGGCCTGGACTGGTCTAGGCGGGCCTGGACACCCTTAAATAGGTTTtatttgtttcgaaaaaaattgtttgggattttcatattttaaagtttaattaaaaaattaaaagttgaaaaGATGCTGTCTTAAATCTAACCGCATGAGTCACCGCAAAATCCCCAATTGTTGAAACCCTAATTTGAAAaatccacttttttttttacagcGACCGAATCTTCTACATTGAACACCTTCCAGTTCTGACTTTTCTTCTATGTCCATTTCGCCGCCCACATGAATACCCATCTATGTTTCTAAGCCCTTGTATGGAGAGAGCTTGTTGCACCAAAAATTCACTCTTCAACCCTAGACTGATTTCGGTGTACGATATTTTCAATGGCAACCGACGCCTCCCCGAAGTTTCAGAAGCCCGATTTGATTCAGATGACGCAGCCACAGGAATACCGTTCGGAGATCGCCGCGGAGGCGCACGACGGGCTTCACTTTTCGCAGTTCATGATAGCGGGATCAGTGGCGGGAATGGTTGAGCACATGGCGATGTTCCCGGTTGACACGGTTAAAACCCAGATGCAAGCCCTCGGATCTTGCCCAATTCGATCTGTTAGTGTTAAGCTGGCCCTTCAATCTATTCTGAGATCGGATGGCCTTAAAGGCCTCTACCGCGGCATTGGCGCCATGGGGCTTGGTGCTGGCCCCGCGCATGCCGTTTATTTCTCTGTTTATGAACTCTGTAAGAAGAATTTTTCTGGAGGGAATCCTAATAATTCGGCGGCACATGCCCTGTCGGGTGTTTGTGCTACTGTTGCTAGCGATGCAGTGTTTACGCCGATGGATATGGTGAAGCAGAGGCTGCAATTGAGTAACAGCCCTTATCACGGGGTGTCGGATTGCGTGAGGAGGGTGCTGAGGGAGGAGGGTTTTAAGGCGTTCTATGCATCTTACAGAACTACTGTGCTAATGAATGCTCCTTTCACGGCTGTGCATTTTACTACCTATGAGGCGGCAAAAAGAGGTTTAATGGAGGTTTCACCGGAGAGTGTGAGCGATGAGCGGTTGGTTGTTCATGCTACAGCTGGAGCAGCGGCAGGGGCGTTGTCAGCAGCCGTTACCACACCTTTTGATGTCGTGAAGACTCAGCTACAGTGCCAGGTATTTAATTTTGCTCTCGTTTCTTATGTAAATGTTAGGCTGATGAAAGGTATGAGAACATAGGCATattttctttgtaaattttgcaATGTGCTCTAACTTTAGTTTTGATATGAACTTgatgattgattaatttgacTATAGAGTATGTTGATTTGTGTTAGTTTCCGAATTTGTGATTTTGGGCATTCCATCGAATCTTGGTTGATAAAAACCATGGTTTTGAAGAATGAAAGGATATTGATGTTAATCGACATATAATCTGTAGGTTGAAAAAATAGATGGAAGACGGTCATCTTTTTTGTTACTTTATGtaagtttgtttttcttttactaAAAGATTTCTTGAGCCTAGTGCCAAGTTTGTTGAGATGCACTACACCTATTCTGGATTTAGTGCACAACGAAGAAAAT comes from the Primulina huaijiensis isolate GDHJ02 chromosome 8, ASM1229523v2, whole genome shotgun sequence genome and includes:
- the LOC140982307 gene encoding uncharacterized protein produces the protein MATDASPKFQKPDLIQMTQPQEYRSEIAAEAHDGLHFSQFMIAGSVAGMVEHMAMFPVDTVKTQMQALGSCPIRSVSVKLALQSILRSDGLKGLYRGIGAMGLGAGPAHAVYFSVYELCKKNFSGGNPNNSAAHALSGVCATVASDAVFTPMDMVKQRLQLSNSPYHGVSDCVRRVLREEGFKAFYASYRTTVLMNAPFTAVHFTTYEAAKRGLMEVSPESVSDERLVVHATAGAAAGALSAAVTTPFDVVKTQLQCQGVCGCDRFVSGSIRDVVRTIVEKDGYRGLMRGWMPRMLFHAPAAAICWSTYEAAKSFFQELNVTNQRGNVT